Proteins co-encoded in one Elusimicrobiota bacterium genomic window:
- a CDS encoding HEAT repeat domain-containing protein — translation MGFPNYFSGIILVFLISACSTGRPTLPVLVKQMRHSDPAVRVRAMGHLPSYGADGVVAVPLLVENFRNRQEPVHRSAERAFVALGVPGAHALSGLLSDTDSWVRCRAASALIPMGASAEIAVPALVEALRDRDFCVSEKAVLALGAIGEPAVPSLLEALKSTNAMARKGASAALGLMNEAVHAQVAGTLLPSLLSSDEFIRGEAAMRITHMGKIGVPVFLKALKEKDVDLRQRAVDGLGEIGLPRPDVVDALITLFKDSQRTLRLKASVVLGQLGQKDDAVYKTVASLLVSKDKEILLGTLRALGNMGGVAEPSIPQFVFFLEESKDPDLRNEAAESLIRMGTAASMSAAERYTRGHYRRPSINE, via the coding sequence ATGGGTTTTCCAAACTATTTCTCTGGGATTATCTTGGTCTTCTTGATCTCCGCTTGCTCGACAGGTCGCCCGACCCTCCCGGTTCTGGTAAAACAAATGCGCCACTCGGACCCCGCGGTTCGTGTGCGAGCGATGGGGCACCTTCCTTCTTATGGGGCCGATGGGGTGGTGGCGGTCCCCCTCTTGGTGGAAAATTTCAGAAATCGACAAGAACCGGTCCATCGCTCCGCCGAACGTGCTTTCGTTGCTTTGGGTGTTCCTGGGGCACACGCGTTGAGCGGGCTCCTTTCCGACACGGACAGCTGGGTTCGGTGCCGGGCCGCCTCCGCGCTCATTCCCATGGGGGCCAGCGCGGAAATTGCCGTTCCGGCCCTCGTGGAAGCCTTGCGAGATCGGGACTTTTGTGTGTCCGAAAAAGCGGTGTTGGCTCTCGGTGCCATCGGGGAACCCGCGGTGCCCTCCCTGCTTGAGGCGCTTAAATCCACCAACGCCATGGCCCGGAAAGGGGCGTCCGCGGCGCTGGGGCTCATGAACGAGGCCGTTCACGCTCAGGTGGCCGGGACTCTTCTCCCTTCCCTCCTGAGCTCAGACGAGTTTATCCGGGGCGAAGCGGCCATGCGCATTACCCATATGGGAAAGATCGGAGTTCCCGTATTTCTGAAAGCTTTGAAAGAAAAGGATGTGGACCTTCGTCAACGGGCTGTGGATGGGCTGGGCGAAATCGGTCTTCCCCGACCGGATGTGGTGGACGCTCTCATTACCCTATTCAAAGATTCCCAACGGACGCTCCGCTTGAAAGCCTCAGTCGTTTTGGGGCAATTGGGTCAAAAGGACGATGCGGTTTATAAAACGGTGGCGTCTCTTTTGGTGTCGAAAGACAAAGAGATCCTTTTGGGGACCCTGCGTGCTTTGGGGAACATGGGAGGTGTGGCCGAACCCTCCATCCCCCAATTCGTTTTTTTTTTAGAGGAAAGTAAAGACCCCGACCTTCGCAACGAAGCGGCGGAGTCCCTCATTCGGATGGGAACCGCCGCGTCCATGTCCGCCGCAGAACGGTACACCCGCGGCCATTACCGACGCCCTTCCATTAACGAATAA
- a CDS encoding cation-translocating P-type ATPase, translating into MTKTLFPSNGLSSAEAAQRFLRNGPNETHDTTGRTFWRLALEVLREPMFLLLFACGVLYWVLGDQQEALILLGFVFFIMTITITQDWKTERALTALRDLSSPRAVVVRDGIQHRIPGREVVVGDLLILSEGDRVAADARVVSASHLAVDESLLTGESVPVSKRPDDESVSFVYASTLIVQGQGMAHVSATGSSTEVGKIGVALQSLPAEPTPLQKETHALVARLAVGALILSAAVVVVYGITRGDWLNGLLAGLTLAMAILPNEFPLVLILFLSLGAWRLSRKNVLTRRMGAVETLGAATVLCVDKTGTLTQNRMSLHTLHSAGETHRMDQGTIPPHLHALIETSLRASQPNPVDPMEKALFLLAPPRTNDSPHGRPDWVRVHEYPLSRGLQAMSNLWTQSGSPLAFAAAKGAPEAIFDLCHLTEDERHPLLKVLKSLTGEGLRVLGVAQAEPPAESRPTNQHDFDFQFMGLLGFSDPVRPGVPQAVADAQKAGLRVVMITGDHPGTALQVAREIGLADAGAVVTGSELAPLSEKDLRSLVRTVSVFARVVPEQKLRLVQALKANGEIVVMTGDGVNDAPALKAAHIGIAMGERGTDVAREAADLVLLDDNFASLVAGVRLGRRVFDNLKKGLAYILAVHIPIAGMTLIPVALKWPLILLPVHIAFLHLIIDPAGSVVFESEREENAIMSRPPRKSTEPLFSRSLWITCLLQGGIVLVVVMTLYAVALYRGRPVDEARAITFTALIVANLGLIFANRSWTRAGWGKGLFRNASLWWVTLGAALFLALVLAIPALRTLFHFSKLNSRDLFVCVLAGTASVAWPEIFKKKKGHL; encoded by the coding sequence ATGACAAAAACACTGTTTCCATCGAACGGGCTTTCCTCCGCTGAAGCGGCCCAGCGTTTTTTACGAAACGGGCCGAACGAAACCCATGACACCACGGGCCGAACCTTTTGGCGCTTGGCCTTAGAGGTTTTGCGGGAACCCATGTTCCTCCTCCTTTTCGCCTGTGGCGTTCTCTATTGGGTCCTGGGGGACCAACAAGAAGCCCTGATTCTTCTGGGCTTCGTCTTTTTTATCATGACGATCACGATCACCCAAGATTGGAAAACGGAAAGGGCCCTGACGGCCCTTCGGGATTTATCCAGTCCCCGGGCCGTGGTGGTTCGGGACGGGATCCAACACCGCATTCCGGGCCGCGAAGTCGTGGTGGGGGACCTCTTGATCCTCTCGGAAGGAGACCGCGTGGCGGCGGACGCCCGCGTGGTGAGCGCCAGCCATCTCGCGGTGGACGAGTCCCTTTTAACCGGAGAATCGGTCCCCGTGTCCAAACGGCCCGATGACGAAAGCGTTTCTTTCGTGTACGCCAGCACGCTCATTGTGCAAGGGCAGGGCATGGCGCACGTGTCCGCCACCGGGTCCAGCACGGAAGTGGGGAAAATCGGTGTGGCGCTTCAATCGCTTCCCGCGGAACCCACCCCTCTTCAAAAAGAAACCCATGCCCTTGTGGCGCGGCTGGCCGTAGGTGCCCTCATCCTGTCGGCCGCGGTGGTGGTGGTTTATGGAATCACCCGGGGGGATTGGCTGAACGGTCTTCTCGCCGGGTTGACCCTCGCGATGGCGATCCTGCCCAACGAGTTCCCGCTGGTCTTGATTCTCTTCCTCTCCCTTGGAGCGTGGCGACTTTCGAGAAAAAACGTGCTCACGCGTCGCATGGGTGCGGTGGAAACCCTCGGGGCGGCCACCGTTCTGTGCGTGGACAAAACCGGAACGCTGACCCAGAACCGCATGAGCCTTCACACCCTCCACTCGGCGGGAGAAACCCATCGAATGGATCAGGGAACGATTCCCCCTCACCTTCACGCGCTCATCGAGACGAGCCTGAGGGCGAGCCAACCCAACCCGGTGGACCCCATGGAAAAAGCCCTTTTTCTCCTGGCCCCGCCGCGAACAAACGATTCCCCCCACGGGCGCCCCGATTGGGTCCGGGTCCACGAGTATCCCCTCTCCCGCGGTCTCCAGGCCATGTCAAACCTTTGGACCCAATCGGGATCCCCCCTCGCCTTCGCCGCTGCCAAGGGAGCTCCGGAAGCGATCTTTGACCTGTGCCATTTAACGGAAGACGAACGTCATCCCTTGCTCAAGGTTCTCAAATCTCTCACCGGGGAAGGGTTGCGTGTTCTGGGCGTCGCCCAAGCGGAACCGCCGGCGGAATCCCGCCCCACGAACCAACACGATTTCGATTTCCAATTTATGGGCTTGCTTGGCTTTTCCGACCCGGTGCGTCCGGGTGTTCCCCAGGCGGTCGCTGACGCACAAAAAGCGGGTCTCCGTGTGGTGATGATCACGGGGGACCATCCGGGCACAGCCCTTCAAGTCGCTCGGGAAATTGGCTTGGCCGATGCGGGGGCGGTTGTCACGGGTTCTGAATTAGCCCCTTTATCGGAAAAAGATCTGCGGTCCCTTGTCCGAACCGTTTCCGTGTTTGCCCGGGTGGTGCCGGAACAAAAACTTCGCCTCGTTCAAGCGTTAAAAGCCAACGGAGAGATCGTGGTTATGACCGGCGATGGGGTGAACGATGCCCCCGCGCTTAAAGCGGCCCACATTGGGATTGCCATGGGCGAACGTGGCACGGACGTGGCACGGGAAGCCGCCGACCTCGTTCTGTTGGACGACAACTTTGCGTCCCTGGTCGCCGGGGTCCGCCTGGGCCGGCGCGTTTTCGATAACTTAAAGAAAGGGTTGGCCTACATCCTCGCCGTGCACATTCCCATCGCGGGGATGACCCTGATCCCCGTGGCGTTAAAATGGCCCCTTATTCTGCTCCCGGTCCATATCGCTTTTCTTCACCTCATCATTGACCCCGCCGGTTCCGTCGTGTTCGAATCCGAAAGGGAAGAGAACGCCATCATGTCCCGACCTCCTCGAAAATCCACCGAACCTCTTTTTTCCCGCTCGCTCTGGATCACCTGTCTTCTTCAAGGGGGTATTGTTTTGGTCGTTGTCATGACGCTTTACGCCGTGGCACTCTATCGGGGCCGACCCGTTGACGAGGCCCGGGCCATCACCTTCACCGCCCTCATCGTGGCAAACCTCGGGCTGATTTTCGCCAACCGATCGTGGACACGGGCCGGTTGGGGAAAAGGGTTGTTTCGCAACGCGTCCCTGTGGTGGGTGACCCTCGGGGCGGCACTCTTTTTGGCTCTGGTGTTAGCGATCCCTGCTTTAAGGACCCTGTTCCATTTTTCAAAACTCAACTCCCGCGACCTCTTCGTGTGCGTGCTGGCGGGGACCGCCAGCGTGGCCTGGCCAGAGATATTTAAAAAGAAAAAGGGGCATTTATGA
- a CDS encoding DUF1722 domain-containing protein: MTDSLRVGVSSCLLGQKVRYDGGHKRDSFIADQLARFVEFVPVCPELEIGLGSPRDSIHLTQTQGKIRLVNPKTHQDLTDTMSRWSADRLSQLEKQSLSGFILKKDSPSCGMQRVRVHQEGKPPTKDGVGLFAQRLLERWPLLPVEEEGRLNDARLRENFIERVFAYHRMVHFFGKPWTTGDLVRFHTAEKLLLMAHEPAGYQELGRWVAQAKGVSPTRFFQDYGSRFMAALGHLATTRRHVNVLNHAAGYFRGHASPEERRELQSVIGDYQRELVPLVAPLVLLRSFVRTKGISYLEGQTYLYPHPKEMMLRNHV, encoded by the coding sequence ATGACCGATTCCCTGCGCGTTGGCGTTTCGTCCTGTCTCCTGGGGCAAAAAGTTCGTTACGATGGGGGCCACAAGAGAGACAGTTTTATCGCGGATCAGTTGGCCCGGTTTGTGGAGTTTGTTCCCGTTTGTCCGGAACTGGAAATCGGCTTAGGGTCCCCCCGGGATTCCATCCATTTGACCCAAACCCAAGGGAAGATTCGGTTGGTCAATCCGAAAACCCATCAAGATCTGACGGACACCATGTCCCGGTGGTCCGCCGATCGACTCTCCCAATTGGAAAAGCAATCTTTGTCTGGCTTTATCTTAAAAAAGGATTCCCCCAGTTGTGGGATGCAACGGGTTCGCGTCCACCAGGAAGGGAAACCTCCCACCAAAGACGGTGTTGGTCTTTTCGCTCAACGTCTTCTGGAACGATGGCCGCTCCTGCCCGTGGAAGAAGAAGGTCGCCTGAACGATGCTCGGTTGAGGGAGAATTTCATCGAACGCGTGTTCGCCTATCACCGGATGGTCCATTTCTTTGGGAAACCCTGGACGACGGGAGATCTCGTTCGGTTTCATACGGCCGAAAAACTTCTCCTGATGGCCCACGAACCCGCGGGATACCAAGAGTTGGGCCGGTGGGTGGCGCAAGCGAAAGGGGTTTCCCCCACCCGCTTTTTCCAAGACTATGGCTCACGGTTTATGGCGGCCCTGGGACATCTCGCCACCACGCGCCGTCACGTGAACGTCCTCAACCACGCCGCGGGATATTTCCGGGGCCACGCCAGCCCGGAAGAACGACGGGAACTCCAGTCAGTCATTGGGGATTATCAACGGGAACTTGTGCCCCTGGTCGCCCCCCTGGTGCTGCTCCGAAGCTTCGTGCGCACCAAGGGCATTTCCTACTTAGAGGGGCAAACCTATCTTTATCCCCACCCCAAAGAAATGATGCTCCGCAACCATGTTTAA
- a CDS encoding class II aldolase/adducin family protein produces MFNSSHQHPEAKAWAALSQTLGKDILLTQASGGNTSVKLDDQKMLVKASGLRLGEVTQEKGWVGADFKRIRQGVPELRNEIGTEAQSKAYQRLLASSTDTSGLPISLEAGLHALMPDRWVAHVHSVAGQLLGLMPVEEARKWVAENSGGTVSLHHVAPAVPGHDLCVKVAEGIANDPPPTQGNGIPLWILQNHGVAWGATTDKNILAASEKFEGPLRERFGFHRFSPPRIEPLDPNRHPGPEGKIWYRAHLSEWPICHFDTTPVLTDFVGHFDLWSDAPPDFIQTDDHTANILAQSPREMEGHAQVFYAHALVSTLARQEGWFRPLPPHVVQAIKRLELERSHP; encoded by the coding sequence ATGTTTAATTCTTCCCACCAGCACCCCGAAGCGAAAGCCTGGGCCGCTTTAAGCCAGACCCTGGGCAAGGACATTCTCTTGACGCAAGCGAGTGGCGGGAACACGTCCGTTAAACTTGACGATCAAAAAATGTTGGTGAAGGCGTCGGGGTTACGGCTGGGGGAAGTGACTCAAGAAAAAGGCTGGGTCGGCGCCGATTTCAAAAGAATTCGGCAGGGGGTTCCGGAACTCCGCAACGAAATCGGAACAGAAGCCCAGTCCAAGGCCTACCAAAGGCTCCTGGCTTCCTCAACAGACACATCCGGTCTTCCGATATCGCTGGAGGCAGGACTTCACGCGCTCATGCCTGATCGCTGGGTGGCCCATGTCCATAGCGTGGCCGGCCAACTGCTGGGCCTGATGCCGGTGGAAGAGGCGCGGAAATGGGTCGCGGAAAATTCAGGGGGCACCGTTTCTCTGCACCATGTTGCCCCCGCCGTTCCGGGCCACGATCTATGTGTAAAGGTGGCCGAAGGGATCGCCAACGATCCTCCTCCCACCCAAGGAAACGGTATCCCTCTCTGGATTCTTCAAAACCATGGGGTGGCTTGGGGCGCGACCACAGATAAAAACATCTTAGCGGCTTCAGAAAAATTCGAGGGCCCCCTCCGGGAACGGTTCGGTTTCCACCGTTTTTCCCCACCCCGGATTGAACCGCTCGACCCCAACCGCCATCCCGGACCGGAAGGAAAAATCTGGTACCGCGCCCATCTTTCCGAATGGCCCATCTGTCACTTCGACACCACCCCGGTCTTAACCGATTTTGTCGGACATTTCGATCTCTGGTCCGACGCCCCGCCCGATTTTATTCAGACCGATGACCACACCGCGAACATCCTCGCCCAATCCCCCCGCGAAATGGAAGGCCACGCCCAAGTCTTCTACGCCCACGCCCTGGTCT